From a region of the Oryza sativa Japonica Group chromosome 6, ASM3414082v1 genome:
- the LOC4341706 gene encoding uncharacterized protein, with product MFPPGNNSLALSAPRPGMELANIQQHPNQALGPGGKQRTSSLEAPIMLLTGHQSAVYCMKFNPAGTVIASGSHDKDIFLWYVHGDCKNYMVLRGHKNAVLDLQWTTDGTQIISASPDKTVRVWDVETGKQVKKMAEHSSFVNSCCPARKWPPLVVSGSDDGTAKLWDLRQRGAIQTLPDKYQITAVSFSEAADKVFTGGLDNDVKWWDLRKNEVTEYLKGHQDMITGMQLSPDGSYLLTNAMDNELKIWDLRPYAPENRNIKTLTGHQHNFEKNLLKCSWSPDNRKVTAGSADRMVYIWDTTSRRILYKLPGHNGSVNETAFHPTEPVIGSCGSDKQIYLGEL from the coding sequence ATGTTCCCCCCAGGCAACAATTCTTTGGCTCTTTCAGCCCCAAGGCCAGGAATGGAGCTGGCTAACATTCAACAGCATCCTAATCAAGCTCTTGGGCCTGGTGGGAAGCAACGTACATCCAGTCTGGAGGCCCCAATAATGCTACTCACAGGCCATCAGAGCGCTGTGTACTGTATGAAGTTCAACCCTGCAGGAACTGTGATAGCATCAGGCTCCCATGACAAGGATATCTTCTTGTGGTATGTCCATGGTGACTGTAAGAACTACATGGTACTGAGAGGGCACAAGAATGCTGTTCTTGACCTTCAATGGACTACTGATGGGACTCAGATCATCTCTGCAAGCCCTGACAAGACTGTGAGAGTGTGGGACGTTGAGACTGGCAAGCAAGTCAAGAAGATGGCCGAGCACTCATCTTTTGTCAACTCATGTTGCCCGGCTCGAAAGTGGCCACCTCTGGTTGTAAGTGGATCGGATGATGGAACAGCAAAGCTGTGGGATTTGCGTCAAAGAGGTGCTATACAAACACTTCCCGACAAGTACCAGATTACAGCCGTCAGCTTCTCAGAGGCGGCAGATAAGGTTTTCACTGGTGGCCTAGACAATGATGTCAAATGGTGGGATCTCCGTAAGAATGAAGTGACAGAGTATCTCAAAGGACACCAGGACATGATAACCGGAATGCAGCTTAGTCCAGATGGGTCTTATCTCCTAACCAATGCAATGGACAATGAGCTCAAAATCTGGGACTTGCGCCCTTACGCCCCAGAGAACCGGAACATCAAGACCCTCACAGGACACCAGCATAACTTTGAGAAGAACCTGTTGAAGTGCAGCTGGTCCCCTGATAATCGCAAGGTCACTGCCGGGAGTGCTGATCGCATGGTCTACATCTGGGACACAACATCAAGGCGGATCTTGTACAAGCTTCCTGGCCACAACGGTTCTGTCAACGAGACCGCATTCCATCCCACCGAGCCTGTCATTGGATCTTGCGGCAGTGACAAGCAGATTTATCTTGGGGAGCTTTAA
- the LOC4341707 gene encoding protein transport protein Sec61 subunit gamma-like: MDAIDSVVDPLREFAKDSVRLVKRCHKPDRKEFSKVALRTAIGFVVMGFVGFFVKLIFIPINNIIVGSG; the protein is encoded by the exons ATGGACGCCATCGACTCCGTGGTGGATCCCCTCCGCGAGTTCGCCAAGGACAGCGTCCGCCTCGTCAAGCGCTGCCACAAGCCCGACCGCAAGG AGTTCTCCAAGGTGGCGTTGCGGACGGCGATCGGGTTCGTCGTCATGGGATTCGTCGGCTTCTTCGTCAAGCTAATCTTCATCCCCATCAACAACATCATCGTCGGGTCCGGCTAG